A window from Citrus sinensis cultivar Valencia sweet orange chromosome 3, DVS_A1.0, whole genome shotgun sequence encodes these proteins:
- the LOC102609317 gene encoding zinc finger protein CONSTANS-LIKE 2-like, producing the protein MLNANSSGDGDGYPGDWMRTCNTCEAAVSRLYCHTHLAYFCDSCDERVHAYNSMALPHERVWVSAACENGQATFSCNTDAASLRLSCDADKHLANFLAHHHHARVPAPPFSDLFTAPSSTYLPDPMFDTEKEVTAPTIEVDEDEMDSWLLLEPANHDNQMNSGHTYVQELDESFGMEYNSCTKHECQDQNNLQQLQCTHRGDNGSDGVVPVQPFQVKDKEEQQKQQQQQENEYFSRKYEASKAAFINNPSISQTVPVSGILPKATRADISSSYTKYSQGTNDLFPNFSFFVPLQFSPMNRVAKVLRYREKRKARRFEKKIRYASRKAYAEARPRVKGRFARKTEMDFEVDEMFSIEEYGYGIVPSY; encoded by the exons ATGTTGAATGCAAATTCTAGTGGAGATGGAGATGGCTATCCTGGTGATTGGATGCGTACTTGTAACACTTGTGAAGCAGCAGTTAGTAGACTCTACTGCCACACTCACTTAGCTTACTTCTGTGACAGCTGTGATGAACGTGTTCATGCTTACAATTCCATGGCCTTACCACATGAGCGCGTGTGGGTTTCCGCTGCATGTGAGAATGGACAAGCAACTTTCTCCTGCAACACTGATGCTGCATCTCTCCGCCTCAGTTGTGATGCTGATAAACACCTGGCCAACTTCCTAGCCCACCACCACCATGCTAGGGTCCCAGCACCTCCTTTCTCAGATCTATTCACTGCACCCTCGAGTACTTATCTGCCAGACCCCATGTTTGACACTGAAAAGGAAGTCACTGCGCCTACAATTGAAGTAGATGAAGATGAGATGGATTCTTGGTTGTTACTTGAGCCTGCTAACCATGACAACCAGATGAATAGTGGACACACATATGTTCAGGAGCTAGATGAGTCCTTTGGTATGGAATACAACTCATGCACGAAGCATGAGTGCCAAGATCAAAACAATCTGCAGCAACTACAATGCACTCATCGGGGAGACAATGGAAGCGATGGTGTGGTGCCAGTTCAGCCTTTTCAAGTGAAGGATAAAGAAGAACAGCAAAaacaacagcaacagcaaGAGAATGAATACTTTAGTAGGAAGTATGAAGCCTCAAAAGCTGCTTTCATTAACAACCCTTCAATTAGTCAGACC GTCCCCGTGTCTGGCATCTTACCAAAGGCAACAAGGGCTGACATCTCAAGTTCATACACCAAATATTCACAAGGGACGAATGACCTCTTCCCAAACTTTTCATTCTTCGTGCCCCTGCAATTCTCTCCAATGAACAGGGTGGCAAAGGTCCTAAGATacagagaaaaaagaaaagcaaggAGATTCgagaagaaaataagataTGCCTCTAGGAAGGCCTATGCAGAGGCTCGACCTCGAGTCAAGGGCAGGTTTGCAAGGAAAACAGAAATGGATTTTGAAGTCGATGAGATGTTCTCAATAGAAGAGTATGGCTATGGCATTGTTCCATCATATTGA